In one Microbulbifer pacificus genomic region, the following are encoded:
- the hrpB gene encoding ATP-dependent helicase HrpB, whose translation MSDLPIYEVLPALLDTLNHHSNVVLQAPPGAGKTTAVPLALLNSPWLAGRRIIMLEPRRLAARAAAARMADLLGEPVGKTVGYQIRAERKSGRDTRILVVTEGILTRLLQSDPELADTALVIFDEFHERNLQGDLALALCLQSQEVLRDDLRLLVMSATLDADTVAALLDNAPVITSEGRAYPVDVEYLPHQQVADDPRQMPALMARKIRELIEQQEGSVLAFLPGVSEIREVECNLRESLGQRPDILIAPLYGDLKKEQQDAAIAPCPQGRRKVVLATNVAETSLTIEGIRLVVDSGLMRESRFDPNTGMNRLVTTQISQASATQRAGRAGRLSAGHCLRLWSESTQRGMARKNSAEILLSDLAPVMLELAKWGVSDVRELRWLDLPPPGPTAQARELLIALGALDRDLRITNHGAKMLNLGTHPRLAHMMLKSGELGLEEPATLLAALLSERDIFRGEQRWDRDIHKRTEVLTGTSRNNSADFAAIQRIRQQAKTWRSQLADSVKKVTDAPDPFDTTGVLLGFAYPDRIAKNRRDRERRFLLSSGRGAHFSHDDELALQDYLVIADLDGQGRDARIQLAARISREALFEYFADLIETEESVRWDNSAGRANASVQTRLGKLVLEEKPAQDISPALVSRALLDAIRQMGLRALPWSNEAESLLQRVRFLQNQREHFSDLVDPLELPDWSETALLETMEEWLLPHLDGFSKLDHVKQLDLKVILQSQLAWPIKQRVDELTPSHIQVPSGSHIAIQYGETPPVLPVRLQEMFGLAQTPTILGGRYPLMIHLLSPAQRPVQVTRDLASFWKNTYQEVKRELRIKYQKHFWPDDPTTAQATNKTKKRMEQ comes from the coding sequence ATGTCAGATTTACCCATTTATGAAGTGCTGCCGGCGCTGCTGGACACACTCAACCATCACAGCAACGTGGTGTTGCAGGCCCCTCCCGGTGCCGGCAAGACCACGGCGGTGCCGCTTGCGCTGCTGAACAGCCCCTGGCTTGCCGGCCGCAGGATCATCATGCTGGAACCTCGGCGCCTGGCGGCCCGCGCGGCGGCCGCGCGCATGGCGGATCTGCTGGGAGAACCGGTGGGTAAGACGGTGGGTTACCAGATTCGCGCGGAGCGCAAATCCGGCCGCGACACCCGCATTCTGGTGGTGACCGAAGGTATTCTCACCCGCCTGCTGCAGTCTGACCCGGAACTTGCGGACACCGCACTGGTGATCTTTGACGAATTCCACGAGCGCAATCTGCAGGGTGACCTGGCCTTGGCGCTGTGTCTGCAATCCCAGGAAGTACTGCGGGATGATCTGAGGCTTCTGGTGATGTCGGCAACACTCGACGCAGACACCGTAGCCGCCCTGCTCGACAATGCGCCGGTCATTACCAGCGAGGGGCGTGCGTATCCGGTGGATGTGGAGTACCTCCCCCACCAGCAGGTCGCTGATGATCCGCGCCAGATGCCTGCGCTGATGGCCCGCAAGATCCGCGAGCTGATTGAACAACAGGAAGGCAGTGTGCTGGCATTCCTGCCCGGTGTGAGCGAGATCCGTGAGGTGGAATGCAACCTGCGCGAGTCGCTGGGCCAGCGACCGGACATTCTCATCGCACCGCTGTATGGGGATCTGAAAAAAGAACAGCAGGATGCGGCGATTGCCCCCTGCCCCCAAGGGCGCCGGAAAGTAGTACTGGCCACTAATGTTGCGGAAACCTCACTCACCATCGAAGGCATTCGCCTGGTGGTGGATTCCGGGTTGATGCGGGAATCCCGCTTTGACCCCAACACCGGCATGAACCGGTTGGTGACCACGCAAATATCCCAGGCCTCTGCCACCCAGCGCGCCGGCCGCGCCGGACGTCTTAGCGCGGGCCACTGCCTGCGCCTGTGGAGTGAATCCACCCAGCGCGGTATGGCCAGGAAAAATTCCGCGGAAATCCTGCTGAGCGATCTGGCCCCGGTGATGCTGGAGCTGGCCAAGTGGGGAGTGAGCGATGTGCGCGAGCTGCGCTGGCTGGACCTGCCGCCTCCGGGGCCAACGGCTCAGGCCCGGGAGTTGCTGATAGCGCTGGGGGCACTCGACCGCGATCTGCGTATCACCAATCACGGCGCGAAGATGCTGAATCTCGGTACCCATCCGCGCCTCGCGCACATGATGCTGAAAAGTGGAGAACTCGGTCTTGAAGAACCCGCTACACTGCTCGCCGCACTGTTGTCCGAGCGGGATATTTTCCGAGGAGAGCAGCGCTGGGACCGGGATATTCACAAGCGCACGGAAGTGCTGACCGGCACATCCAGAAACAACAGCGCGGATTTCGCGGCGATTCAACGGATTCGCCAGCAGGCAAAGACCTGGCGCTCGCAATTGGCTGATAGTGTAAAGAAAGTCACCGACGCGCCTGATCCGTTCGACACCACCGGGGTATTGCTCGGCTTTGCCTATCCGGACCGGATCGCCAAAAACCGCCGCGACCGCGAACGGCGCTTTCTGTTGTCCAGCGGACGCGGTGCGCATTTTTCCCACGACGATGAACTGGCGCTCCAGGACTACCTTGTCATTGCCGACCTCGATGGGCAGGGCCGCGATGCGCGCATCCAGCTGGCAGCACGCATCAGCCGCGAGGCACTGTTCGAATATTTTGCCGATCTTATCGAAACCGAAGAATCCGTACGCTGGGACAACAGCGCCGGCCGTGCGAACGCCAGCGTCCAGACAAGGCTCGGGAAACTGGTACTGGAAGAAAAGCCGGCACAGGATATCTCACCGGCGCTGGTGAGCCGCGCACTTCTGGATGCCATCCGCCAGATGGGACTGCGTGCGCTTCCGTGGAGCAACGAAGCGGAAAGCCTGTTGCAGCGGGTTCGATTTTTACAGAACCAGCGTGAACATTTCTCGGATCTGGTAGATCCTCTCGAACTACCCGACTGGAGCGAAACGGCGCTGCTGGAAACTATGGAGGAATGGCTGCTTCCACACCTCGACGGTTTCAGCAAACTGGACCATGTAAAGCAACTGGATCTGAAAGTGATTCTGCAGTCGCAACTGGCCTGGCCCATAAAGCAGCGTGTGGATGAACTGACCCCCAGTCATATCCAGGTTCCCAGCGGCTCGCACATCGCCATTCAGTACGGCGAAACACCACCGGTTCTCCCCGTACGCCTGCAGGAAATGTTCGGCCTCGCGCAAACGCCAACCATCCTCGGCGGCCGCTACCCCCTGATGATCCACCTCCTCTCCCCCGCCCAACGCCCGGTCCAGGTCACGCGGGATCTGGCAAGTTTCTGGAAAAACACTTACCAGGAAGTAAAAAGGGAACTCCGTATCAAATACCAGAAACACTTCTGGCCGGATGACCCAACGACAGCGCAGGCGACGAACAAGACCAAGAAGCGCATGGAGCAATAA
- a CDS encoding GFA family protein, translating to MQMQPFGSCHCGNISLEVATHPTEVTSCNCSLCRRNMGLWAFYKPGEVAIHYKNPIKTFYIWGDHDIEHHRCHNCGSLTHYITTEKCPVKRVAVNARMADPKLLESLNIRHVDGASF from the coding sequence ATGCAGATGCAACCATTCGGCAGCTGCCACTGCGGCAATATCAGTCTGGAGGTCGCTACACATCCAACGGAGGTTACCAGCTGTAACTGCTCCCTGTGTAGGCGAAATATGGGGCTTTGGGCCTTCTATAAGCCCGGCGAAGTCGCTATTCATTACAAAAATCCCATAAAGACCTTTTACATCTGGGGTGATCACGATATCGAGCACCACCGCTGCCACAATTGTGGGAGCTTGACGCACTACATAACCACGGAAAAATGCCCGGTAAAACGCGTGGCGGTGAATGCGCGCATGGCGGACCCGAAACTACTGGAGAGCCTGAACATCCGGCATGTGGATGGTGCTTCCTTCTAG
- a CDS encoding class I SAM-dependent methyltransferase — translation MNQDEIKALFDQQAANYDNQWAKTAPIRNCLHLLVDSIFSGLPANARILCVGVGTGAEMAHLARQNPQWRFTAVEPSGAMLDKCRKRAEMDGFADRCQFHEGYLDSLPETEAHDAATCFLVSQFILDQQSRAGFFREIATRLVPGGLLASSDLASDVNSPEYDVLLHAWMNMMSATDITPEAIDRMRKAYANDVGVLPPQRIAEIIVSGGFKLPVQFFQAGLIHAWASKRV, via the coding sequence ATGAATCAAGACGAAATCAAAGCCCTGTTTGACCAGCAAGCCGCCAATTACGATAACCAGTGGGCCAAGACCGCACCGATCCGCAATTGCCTGCATCTCCTGGTGGATTCCATTTTTTCCGGCTTGCCAGCAAATGCGCGTATTCTCTGCGTAGGCGTGGGTACCGGTGCGGAGATGGCACACCTCGCGCGGCAGAATCCTCAGTGGCGGTTTACCGCCGTAGAGCCCTCCGGCGCAATGTTGGATAAATGCCGCAAGCGTGCGGAAATGGACGGCTTCGCCGATCGCTGTCAATTCCATGAAGGCTACCTCGACTCACTTCCGGAAACGGAAGCACATGACGCGGCCACCTGTTTTCTGGTCTCGCAATTTATTCTCGACCAACAGTCACGCGCCGGCTTCTTCCGTGAAATCGCCACTCGCCTGGTACCGGGTGGCCTGCTCGCAAGTTCCGACCTGGCATCCGATGTAAATTCGCCAGAGTACGATGTTCTGCTGCACGCATGGATGAACATGATGTCCGCGACCGACATCACTCCTGAAGCGATTGACCGCATGCGCAAGGCCTACGCCAACGACGTCGGCGTGCTGCCGCCGCAGCGCATTGCAGAGATTATTGTTTCGGGCGGGTTTAAATTGCCGGTGCAGTTTTTTCAGGCGGGACTGATTCATGCCTGGGCGTCCAAACGGGTTTGA
- a CDS encoding MarR family winged helix-turn-helix transcriptional regulator, whose product MSEAHTDESLSNILHRLVHGYRTCLRAEVSERKLGLPITHIRVLKGICRNSESTAFSIAQRMQRDKAQITRVLKELLSDGLIEKRPNPDDGRSQLLFPTERGCLVMEQLLEVERNTANRMTHGLTKRELQQFTELSARMVANLNTESGEQ is encoded by the coding sequence ATGAGTGAAGCGCATACGGATGAATCCCTGAGCAATATCCTCCACCGGCTGGTACACGGTTACAGAACCTGTTTGCGCGCCGAGGTTTCCGAGCGCAAGCTGGGGCTTCCCATCACCCATATCCGTGTCCTCAAGGGCATTTGCCGCAATTCCGAGTCCACTGCCTTTTCCATCGCTCAGCGCATGCAGCGCGATAAAGCCCAGATTACTCGTGTGCTCAAGGAGTTATTGAGCGACGGCCTTATCGAGAAGCGCCCGAACCCCGACGATGGCCGCAGCCAGTTGCTGTTTCCCACCGAAAGGGGCTGTCTCGTGATGGAACAACTGCTGGAGGTCGAGCGAAACACGGCGAACCGCATGACCCACGGCCTGACAAAGCGCGAGCTGCAACAGTTCACCGAGTTGAGCGCGCGCATGGTCGCGAACCTCAATACCGAATCCGGCGAGCAATGA
- a CDS encoding VOC family protein encodes MTTLAKNTVCLWYDGCAEEAARFYAEIFPDSSVTAVHLAPGNYPSGKAGDVLTVEFTVMGIPCLGLNGGPAFKHDEAFSFQVATENQEETDRYWNAIVSNGGQESACGWCKDKWGLNWQITPVALIEAITSPNPAIAKRAFDAMMQMRKIDIARIEAAIAG; translated from the coding sequence ATGACAACCCTCGCCAAGAATACCGTGTGCCTCTGGTATGACGGTTGCGCAGAGGAAGCTGCGCGCTTCTACGCGGAGATCTTCCCCGACTCATCGGTTACTGCGGTACACCTTGCGCCAGGAAACTATCCATCCGGCAAAGCCGGCGACGTGCTCACCGTCGAGTTCACCGTAATGGGCATCCCCTGCCTGGGGCTGAATGGCGGGCCGGCATTCAAACACGACGAGGCCTTTTCCTTTCAGGTTGCCACTGAGAATCAGGAAGAGACGGATCGTTACTGGAATGCAATCGTCAGCAACGGTGGCCAGGAAAGCGCCTGTGGCTGGTGCAAGGACAAGTGGGGATTGAATTGGCAGATTACGCCTGTCGCGTTGATCGAAGCTATTACCAGCCCCAACCCCGCCATAGCCAAGCGTGCATTTGATGCCATGATGCAGATGCGGAAAATTGATATTGCCCGGATTGAGGCCGCGATCGCTGGTTGA
- a CDS encoding NAD(P)H-dependent flavin oxidoreductase, translated as MNIQKLLQIELPIIQAPMAGVQDHALAVAVSNAGGLGSLPCAMLNPEKLRSELTEITRQTDRPYNVNFFCHVPPVPDTQREKQWRELLLPYFDELGVDANSTTSQAGRSPFSADAADILEDFKPPVVSFHFGLPRPELLERIRDWGGKILSSATTVDEALWLEAHGVDAIIAQGLEAGGHRGFFLSKDLTTQVGTFALIPQLVNAVKVPVIAAGGIADADGVAAAMALGAAGAQVGTAYLLCPEATTSAVHRAALKTQEARVTALTNLFSGGAARGIVNRLMRELGPINDAAPAFPLASTALAPLRTKAESLGSGDFSPLWAGQNTSGCREISAAQLTCELAKLS; from the coding sequence ATGAATATCCAGAAACTGCTGCAAATCGAATTACCCATTATCCAGGCGCCGATGGCGGGCGTGCAGGACCATGCGCTTGCGGTCGCCGTTTCCAATGCCGGGGGACTTGGCTCGCTGCCCTGCGCAATGCTTAATCCGGAAAAGTTGCGCAGTGAACTGACGGAGATCACCCGTCAAACTGACCGACCCTACAATGTCAATTTTTTCTGCCATGTGCCGCCGGTACCCGATACGCAGCGCGAAAAACAGTGGCGAGAATTACTTTTACCCTATTTCGATGAGTTGGGCGTTGATGCAAACAGCACAACTTCACAAGCGGGACGTTCACCATTTTCAGCGGATGCCGCAGATATTCTGGAAGACTTCAAACCGCCTGTGGTGAGCTTTCATTTCGGACTTCCCAGGCCGGAACTATTGGAGCGGATTCGAGACTGGGGTGGAAAAATTCTTTCTTCCGCGACCACCGTTGATGAAGCGCTGTGGTTGGAAGCCCATGGTGTCGATGCGATCATCGCTCAGGGACTTGAAGCGGGCGGACATCGCGGCTTCTTTCTGTCAAAGGATCTGACAACTCAGGTCGGCACCTTTGCACTGATTCCACAGCTGGTAAACGCGGTCAAGGTGCCCGTCATCGCCGCCGGCGGTATCGCCGATGCCGATGGCGTAGCGGCAGCGATGGCACTCGGCGCCGCGGGTGCGCAAGTCGGTACCGCCTACCTACTCTGCCCAGAAGCCACCACTTCCGCAGTGCACCGAGCGGCATTGAAAACGCAAGAGGCCCGAGTTACCGCGCTCACAAACCTGTTCAGCGGCGGCGCCGCACGTGGAATCGTAAACCGTTTGATGCGCGAACTCGGCCCGATTAATGATGCCGCTCCCGCTTTCCCTCTTGCATCCACCGCGCTTGCCCCGTTGCGAACCAAAGCGGAAAGCCTGGGCAGCGGAGATTTCTCGCCGTTGTGGGCCGGACAAAATACGAGCGGTTGCAGGGAAATTTCAGCTGCGCAGCTTACTTGCGAATTGGCGAAGTTGAGTTAG
- a CDS encoding PHB depolymerase family esterase: MNDQRPPYRGVLTLFLLFLSGLFATAASAGSWQQSQSIGGFNSVHVYTPDSVSPIGNGKALLIVLHGCVQPTSNYLTAKLEVAAEQYGMVIAVPDAMNKAGYSCWSYWQGTKSRTAGDYKNLITLANTMSSDASRNIDPDQVYIAGLSSGASFANTTACLAPDVFAGVGVSAGPSIGTSSNGALGPCETADVTSRCNTYAGSYKSHFSTQIASIAHGDADTTVNLCYNEQNANGMAGVYGVTKLSGTNTVSEGSSRTAEETLWQDGRVSMLWLNDVPHAWSGGEGASGGYISANSINYASYLGQYFAANNKRVDRNSGPAISNLAASENNGLLSISGNAVDAEGSVAGVVITISNIDSGTPVLVETLNLSSVDSAGFFSATSSTLADGLYQVRAVATDNEGADGDAASITTRVGPEPAASAPVLSDTAASVNGQCATVTGTVVDANQNLASVVVAFANGNVTANVAGNSYSAQGCNLPGGANTATVTATDTTSLTSQASVNFTIDAGQTGDYNFHISAGHITWGVGYSACYLAFGTSQFTMREYPSGGDCKWIADGNSSCAGPVQACSSGGGEQPTDSDGDGVEDALDNCPNTANANQADNDGDGIGNACDSTPDGEPLDSDGDGVNDSVDNCPAVANPGQQDNDGDGIGNACDSTPDGSFTCTQYTANNYSHVQAGRATTNGGYVYAVGSGNNLGLYNLFVTSTLAETAAGYYVKGNCP, encoded by the coding sequence ATGAACGATCAACGACCGCCCTACAGGGGCGTCCTTACTCTATTCCTGCTATTTCTCTCCGGGCTCTTCGCCACCGCTGCAAGCGCAGGCAGCTGGCAACAGAGCCAGTCCATCGGCGGTTTCAACTCTGTGCACGTGTATACGCCGGATTCCGTGTCGCCCATCGGCAACGGTAAGGCGCTGCTGATTGTGTTACACGGCTGTGTGCAGCCCACCAGCAATTACCTGACCGCGAAACTGGAAGTGGCGGCAGAGCAGTACGGTATGGTGATCGCGGTGCCGGATGCCATGAACAAGGCCGGTTACAGTTGCTGGTCGTACTGGCAGGGCACCAAGTCGCGCACCGCGGGCGACTACAAGAACCTGATTACACTGGCAAATACCATGAGTAGTGACGCCAGCCGCAATATCGACCCGGACCAGGTATACATCGCCGGCCTGTCTTCCGGCGCGTCCTTTGCCAATACCACCGCCTGCCTGGCACCGGATGTATTTGCCGGCGTGGGTGTGAGCGCGGGCCCGAGTATTGGAACCTCGTCCAACGGTGCCCTCGGCCCCTGTGAAACGGCGGACGTGACCTCCCGCTGCAACACCTATGCAGGTAGCTACAAGAGCCATTTCTCTACCCAGATCGCGTCCATCGCCCACGGCGATGCCGATACCACGGTGAACCTCTGCTACAACGAGCAGAACGCCAACGGCATGGCCGGGGTTTACGGGGTAACCAAACTGAGCGGCACCAATACCGTCAGCGAGGGCAGCAGCCGGACTGCGGAAGAAACCCTGTGGCAGGACGGCCGCGTTTCCATGCTGTGGCTGAACGACGTGCCCCACGCGTGGTCCGGTGGTGAGGGCGCCTCCGGCGGTTACATCTCCGCAAACAGCATCAACTATGCCTCCTACCTCGGGCAGTACTTTGCCGCCAACAACAAGCGTGTGGACCGCAATAGCGGCCCGGCAATCTCCAATCTCGCCGCCAGTGAGAACAACGGCCTGCTGAGCATCAGCGGCAATGCGGTAGATGCCGAGGGCAGCGTGGCGGGTGTGGTCATCACCATCAGCAATATCGACAGCGGCACCCCGGTATTGGTAGAGACCCTGAACCTGTCGTCGGTGGATTCTGCAGGCTTCTTCAGCGCAACCAGCTCCACGCTGGCCGACGGCCTGTACCAGGTGCGCGCGGTGGCCACGGACAATGAAGGCGCCGATGGCGATGCCGCCAGCATCACCACCCGCGTGGGCCCGGAGCCGGCGGCATCCGCGCCGGTGCTGAGCGATACCGCCGCCAGCGTCAACGGTCAGTGCGCCACTGTGACCGGAACCGTGGTGGATGCGAATCAGAACCTGGCGTCCGTGGTGGTGGCATTTGCCAATGGCAATGTCACCGCGAATGTTGCGGGCAACAGCTATTCCGCACAGGGCTGCAACCTGCCCGGCGGAGCCAACACCGCGACGGTCACCGCCACCGACACCACCTCACTCACCAGCCAGGCCAGCGTAAATTTCACCATCGATGCCGGACAGACTGGCGACTACAACTTCCACATTAGTGCCGGGCACATCACCTGGGGCGTGGGTTACTCGGCCTGTTATCTGGCCTTCGGTACCAGCCAGTTCACCATGCGCGAGTATCCATCTGGCGGCGACTGCAAGTGGATCGCCGATGGCAACAGCAGCTGTGCCGGCCCGGTTCAGGCCTGCTCGTCTGGCGGCGGCGAACAACCCACCGACAGCGATGGCGACGGCGTGGAAGACGCGCTGGATAATTGCCCGAATACCGCCAATGCCAACCAGGCGGACAACGACGGCGACGGCATCGGCAATGCCTGCGACAGCACCCCGGACGGGGAACCGCTGGACAGCGATGGTGACGGCGTCAACGACAGCGTCGACAACTGCCCCGCGGTCGCCAACCCCGGCCAGCAGGACAACGATGGCGATGGCATCGGCAACGCCTGTGACAGCACCCCGGACGGCTCATTTACCTGCACCCAGTACACCGCCAATAACTACAGCCACGTACAGGCCGGCCGCGCCACCACCAACGGCGGCTACGTCTATGCGGTGGGTTCGGGGAACAACCTGGGCCTATACAACCTGTTTGTGACAAGCACACTGGCGGAGACGGCCGCTGGTTACTACGTGAAGGGCAACTGCCCCTGA
- a CDS encoding MFS transporter → MRSPASTVAPAATGVPPHSYLAEIALALGGFGIGTGEFVIMGLMNRVATDLGVTAPEVGYAISSYALGVVVGAPIIALLAARAPRRALLIVLMLVFALGNIASAVAPGFWSFIGLRFIAGLPHGAYFGVAALVAAAAVPPNQRARAIARVMTGLTVAILLGAPLATWAGNLFGWQIAFVGVGIVALLTALMVWRFVPRQPQDPDASPARELSALLNHRVLFTLGIAAIGFGGMFSVFSYVMPTLTQQAGMAESLGPIVLVVFGLGAIAGNLLGARVADWNVLRAFPLILTWCAVVQAGFFFAADFVWPGILFVGLVGTSIALGPAIQTRLMDVAEGGQTMAASLNHAAFNLANALGAWLAGVAINAGYAWSITGPVGAVLAIGGLLVFLAGRWVEKRSESAEALRANVGVADSL, encoded by the coding sequence ATGCGCTCCCCCGCTTCCACCGTTGCGCCTGCCGCAACCGGTGTGCCCCCGCATTCTTACCTCGCGGAAATCGCCCTGGCTCTGGGTGGTTTCGGTATTGGTACCGGCGAATTTGTCATCATGGGGCTGATGAATCGGGTGGCGACGGACCTGGGGGTCACGGCACCAGAGGTCGGTTATGCCATCAGCAGTTATGCGCTGGGTGTGGTGGTGGGTGCACCAATCATTGCCCTTCTTGCCGCGCGGGCGCCGCGGCGGGCACTGTTGATTGTGCTGATGCTGGTGTTTGCGCTGGGCAATATTGCCAGCGCCGTTGCGCCGGGATTCTGGTCGTTTATTGGCCTGCGCTTTATTGCTGGACTGCCTCACGGCGCCTACTTCGGTGTGGCGGCGCTGGTGGCCGCTGCGGCAGTGCCGCCCAACCAGCGGGCGCGTGCCATCGCACGGGTGATGACGGGACTCACGGTAGCAATTCTGCTCGGTGCACCGCTCGCGACTTGGGCCGGCAACCTGTTCGGCTGGCAGATCGCGTTTGTCGGCGTGGGCATTGTCGCGCTGCTGACGGCACTGATGGTGTGGCGATTTGTGCCGAGACAACCGCAAGATCCCGATGCCAGCCCTGCGCGGGAGCTGTCGGCGCTGCTGAATCATCGGGTGCTGTTTACCCTCGGGATTGCGGCGATCGGCTTTGGCGGAATGTTCTCGGTATTCAGCTATGTGATGCCGACGCTGACCCAGCAGGCGGGTATGGCGGAATCCCTCGGGCCAATCGTTCTGGTCGTATTCGGGCTCGGTGCCATCGCCGGCAATCTGCTTGGCGCGCGTGTGGCGGACTGGAATGTGCTGCGGGCCTTCCCGCTGATTCTGACCTGGTGCGCGGTGGTGCAGGCAGGCTTCTTTTTTGCGGCGGATTTCGTGTGGCCGGGTATTCTGTTCGTCGGGCTGGTTGGTACCAGCATCGCCCTCGGCCCCGCCATCCAGACCCGTCTGATGGATGTGGCCGAGGGCGGCCAGACGATGGCAGCCTCCCTGAATCACGCGGCGTTCAACCTGGCCAATGCCCTCGGCGCCTGGCTGGCCGGCGTGGCAATCAATGCGGGCTACGCCTGGTCGATCACCGGCCCCGTGGGTGCCGTGCTGGCGATCGGCGGACTACTGGTGTTTCTTGCCGGTCGATGGGTGGAAAAACGCAGTGAATCCGCTGAGGCACTGCGCGCAAATGTTGGCGTGGCGGACAGCCTCTGA
- a CDS encoding ATPase yields MQVETLRDVLMWTREFHKNLAACLQHCAGKNENARSQMLLEYLARHEHELAQTVDGFVGSADTEALNTWCYDYMDKHPILHSTDCDAPFQNLDPDEIMSVVTDQHDQVVELYRYLYGRADIEETRELMDELQSLEEQQIKQMVQGVNRMQDM; encoded by the coding sequence GTGCAAGTCGAGACCTTGAGAGATGTGCTGATGTGGACCCGTGAGTTCCACAAGAATTTAGCCGCCTGCCTGCAACACTGCGCGGGCAAGAATGAGAACGCCCGCTCCCAGATGCTGCTCGAATACCTGGCGCGGCACGAACATGAGCTTGCCCAGACCGTCGACGGTTTTGTGGGCTCCGCCGATACCGAGGCACTGAATACCTGGTGTTACGACTACATGGACAAGCACCCCATACTGCACAGCACCGACTGCGACGCGCCGTTTCAGAACCTAGATCCCGATGAAATCATGAGCGTCGTCACCGACCAGCACGACCAGGTGGTCGAGCTATACCGCTACCTGTATGGCAGGGCGGACATTGAAGAAACCCGCGAACTGATGGATGAGCTGCAATCGCTGGAAGAGCAGCAAATCAAGCAGATGGTGCAGGGCGTGAACCGGATGCAGGATATGTAA
- the tmpT gene encoding thiopurine S-methyltransferase, whose amino-acid sequence MEKSFWLEKWQRSEIGFHNPEAHPLLVEHFSRLGLHPGARLFLPLCGKTLDIHWLLARGFRVAGAELSEMAVQQLFEELAVVPDVTEQGALKRYRTEDLDIFVGDIFQLQAEVLGPVDAIYDRAALVALPEQMRVDYAAHLQRLTGCAPQLLISFDYDQSQLPGPPFCVNDEEIQRLYRDEYQLQLVDAVDVRGGLKGRVAAREKVWLLQPDG is encoded by the coding sequence ATGGAAAAATCATTCTGGCTGGAGAAATGGCAGCGCAGTGAAATTGGTTTCCACAACCCGGAGGCTCATCCATTACTGGTAGAGCATTTCTCGCGGCTCGGGCTACATCCGGGCGCACGACTGTTTCTGCCGCTTTGCGGCAAAACGCTGGATATCCATTGGCTGCTGGCGCGGGGTTTTCGTGTGGCTGGCGCGGAGCTGAGTGAAATGGCTGTTCAGCAACTGTTCGAGGAGTTGGCGGTTGTGCCCGACGTGACGGAGCAGGGGGCTCTGAAGCGGTATCGCACTGAGGACCTGGATATTTTTGTCGGCGATATTTTCCAGCTGCAGGCTGAGGTTCTCGGTCCCGTGGATGCCATCTACGACCGCGCCGCACTGGTGGCATTGCCGGAACAGATGAGGGTGGATTACGCGGCGCATTTGCAGCGGCTGACGGGCTGCGCGCCGCAATTGCTGATTTCCTTCGACTACGATCAGAGCCAATTGCCAGGCCCTCCATTCTGTGTAAACGATGAGGAAATTCAGCGGCTATACAGGGATGAGTACCAGTTGCAACTGGTGGATGCGGTGGATGTGCGCGGCGGGCTGAAAGGAAGGGTCGCCGCGCGGGAAAAAGTCTGGCTGCTGCAACCCGACGGATAA
- a CDS encoding nuclear transport factor 2 family protein — protein sequence MTRKRDNFLSPVVGALLGCFFGTAVAEEAKVSPRPITDEHPLRVVSSEVRATALAERMLVDTHDHETALKDVRGTLDSFHNAAADANFEAYFDLFSKEGVFIGTDAGERWTVDAFREFVKPYFSQGKGWTYVPRDRTVVIHGDVAWFDELLDNPVYGECRGSGVLVKENGEWKIAQYNLHFPIPNDLAKQITAMIKQSRKK from the coding sequence ATGACAAGAAAACGTGATAATTTTCTCTCTCCAGTTGTGGGAGCATTGCTGGGCTGCTTCTTCGGAACTGCTGTGGCGGAGGAGGCAAAGGTATCTCCTCGGCCCATCACCGACGAGCACCCGCTGCGGGTCGTATCCTCTGAAGTGCGTGCAACGGCACTTGCCGAAAGGATGCTTGTGGATACCCATGACCACGAGACCGCGCTGAAGGATGTACGGGGTACGTTGGATAGCTTTCACAACGCCGCGGCCGATGCAAATTTCGAAGCCTACTTCGATCTGTTCAGTAAGGAAGGTGTATTTATCGGCACCGACGCCGGTGAGCGCTGGACCGTAGATGCCTTCAGGGAGTTCGTGAAACCCTATTTCAGCCAGGGCAAGGGTTGGACCTATGTGCCGAGAGACCGCACTGTTGTGATTCACGGTGACGTGGCGTGGTTTGATGAGCTGCTGGACAATCCGGTCTATGGCGAATGCCGTGGTTCTGGTGTGCTGGTAAAGGAAAACGGCGAGTGGAAAATTGCCCAATACAATTTACATTTCCCGATTCCCAATGATCTTGCCAAACAGATTACAGCAATGATCAAACAATCCCGGAAAAAATGA